One Festucalex cinctus isolate MCC-2025b chromosome 3, RoL_Fcin_1.0, whole genome shotgun sequence DNA window includes the following coding sequences:
- the cep290 gene encoding centrosomal protein of 290 kDa isoform X1, whose amino-acid sequence MAGTVALEWDEMRRIEPQSLHECDRDELDDLVTRLTSADKFGVERQAQQDIVHILRVFQALLKMKHQEASLAEQLIEQQEKNENRLQAKMLRLEEDLKYAKSADGGSGTDNRFLRNEIRQLETQLEQKEKEVTHLKREMGGSKKTIEELVLRAEAAEDEVKTLKKEIKKLKKKNTQLQRDVDFYQGELERKESDASKEENAETQRKLNSANRQLSQCLDDLQQAEDENSRLKEDNLHMQKCVMESAKEMEKMSDEYNQIKMAVHQCDSLTDQLRKDRDLAELQVRELTQKINYMTEEDDPIIAAVDAKVEQWKKVLSEKDEEISVYQQMIRDLQHKLRVAQLDLDRSNIIALQQAVEERDDQIKNLREQVEQFTGEMEKQTLLMEGLKVPKKEGGALLQQRKMEELTSKLDAAEMSAAEAAEALKQVEAHAEEKDQELIEASKRLREYERGTYGLEEAVSEIKECKSQIRRRDLELESVTKDINQAYMTINQLTEENEDFRERLGYEPKQEVDLGEFRRARDLKQRQYKAENQILAKEIERLEEERLEMKKQVRLLAKQRGLPPSILVEDDVSHSTRSPTTCTDEELRAKNEHLEGEVKMHKRQMERHKTEFQLKLEQLSKEKEDVEAALKDVLQALKAKDTSPSDADSGISGLVDVKNVMGKPLTSDLKSQIHELVGRNEELRRELKSTREEATGSVAQLAAAKEKMSHLEDKLEHLKKSGGGIGGGLFQPLTLPEGLETRSMEVINSLNEYVVRLLQEVQNQENTRDKLLATLEEYKEKFATISHQQGLLYEEYISEKSQWEKEKEALTSTRTKLEEKQQLDSVQLQQFSDLLVTLEKDPDEVKRHLSEALRKLTVSKVNEKKLTRRCTTLMEQEQHLRKENGRLRNADVQMQTAVTERIGCLLRYKETAAYRMAALQKALDDSVPASDLEKANRQYTELTVKYRDVLQRDGLLVKRTTNLEDLESENASLRGHMAAINKELEITKEKLHMLEHAWENARMETGEGDVENGSGEGASAARWMATLEMKELNERQRAEHATAMYERLKNSLSKVEERNSELEAKFAELTKMNVEAQHLERELRDELADCITKAASDADRARIGQLEAIEAQLRSELSKLREVSDIAMKQASAFQARQHSKDKEVESLKRQILDYQSQSDEKALVAKLHQHIVALQLSESDALAKLSASTGHIRQLEALLRRAEQRLDAGEQALFLARQEASSRCRRLRQTVQSLRRQFAGALPLQQQEKFSSTLVGLQEERAKACHERRAAEEERRRAEGRAEELELRLRGLEELCTTLKDAKGAQKVREWHKRMEEAHLQELRKSREVTMQKEEIRYLKNLLDEQERNIHSLGEEIVQQNMIQEERQLAWDQRELELERQLDQHENHQELQGSTEKVEDSPSYLPDTNLPLTQQLEFAMRKISEQVDAISNMQAAGTRLDEKLKEKEAALRKSEQNVASRDKVINELRLRLPSVVTSGGHLLADTSERDGEALKMAHKTIKDLQGRLDKKDGVLKKYQNQLTQAVKDQEELIKRHDEELRTLYQKLDSNDDSTLDRLKQQAAVLIPMNTEMMKKPSIVVPTSKHLDRIAELEQTVVEQDMTLISVNNKLKMAAMELEELKMAVDTQAKKHGDDMTRLKESHVVEVEDLALETKDQRREITELKKEIDSLQNELESQKEANLLSPSNTMKNLVERLRLQLVHKEKQIKALSKVLLELRTQMTSAAEQQVLANAAQTEERLNVQKLVDKHTKELKAHVQELSNDLQMAKESAKKNENSLRKEVDNLNQELQKSQNHQRTLQAKKVAGEQEIQELQKQVKRLSSCIQNQPVPDVKGPTVESLQKKIRKLESDLEKSAEIQRVSQGKSKEEILLWEEGKKWQSKLEKVKNALKDKEQENDSLSKQLSAIKDLYSRLERERNVLQRKTKARGVTADQVAGARRDELDKDLEELMKKNAELETQLIAIKQQQALMRDAAVEDLTRRNHHLKERLRATENHKIPLGPPASEKDAETPGEMDLKKENLKLASENLELRLQLAQANIDLPRLKSKVADQEEMFSVLKKERADLQKRLANTKAGCSGKTVPELEKTIHLMKNVVERLQKENEALKKTATIKSQDKTLEQEHKKLQAEYDKVKSEHEAEIRKLECKCRGLEKIVMENERLRKQLKREMEATEKLSVSKTTIELGCEKLEVELEETKQRLRDALSRPAMEVTDGKTAKVSVVTRMFENKMKELEKELSMKTSSLAELKRKLKEANLREEAAQNRIRRLEDHVDKLVPSHPHIEADVSKQMSDLRKENVQLKKRLNDCIEQHGEVSKHDTDNRKLKGLLKSSEVEKSKLESQVQQLKDELGKLDTAFFDEIEDLKYNYNVEVKKNVMLEAQLRKVSDRASRATLS is encoded by the exons ATGGCAGGGACTGTTGCTCTCGAGTGGGATGAGATGAGGAGGATCGAGCCGCAGAGCCTCCACGAATGTGACAGAGATGAATTGGACGATCTGGTCACGCGACTCACATCG GCAGACAAGTTTGGGGTGGAGCGTCAAGCTCAACAAGATATCGTCCACATACTGCGAGTGTTTCAGGCCCTGCTCAAG ATGAAACATCAGGAAGCATCTCTTGCTGAGCAGTTAATAGAACAACAAGAGAAAAATG AAAATAGACTTCAAGCAAAGATGTTGAGACTGGAGGAAGACCTCAAG TACGCCAAGAGTGCTGATGGTGGCAGCGGGACAGACAACCGCTTCTTGAGGAATGAAATCCGTCAGCTGGAGACACAACTGGAACAGAAGGAAAAGGAGGTGACCCACTTGAAGAGGGAGATGGGAGGAAGCAAGAAGACCATCGAGGAG TTGGTCTTGCGAGCAGAAGCGGCTGAGGACGAGGTGAAGACGTTGAAAAAAGAA ATAAAAAAGCTCAAGAAGAAG AACACGCAGCTCCAGCGGGATGTGGACTTTTATCAAGGAGAGTTGGAGCGAAAGGAGTCAGATGCATCCAAAGAGGAGAATGCTGAAACTCAGAGGAAGCTCAACTCAGCCAACCGCCAGCTTTCCCAGTGCCTGGATGACTTGCAG CAAGCAGAGGACGAGAACTCACGGCTGAAGGAAGACAACCTCCACATGCAGAAATGCGTGATGGAGTCAGCCAAAGAGATGGAAAAGATGAGTGATGAGTACAACCAGATCAAGATGGCTGTCCATCAGTGCGACTCCTTGACAGACCAGCTTAGAAAAGACAGAGATCTCGCTGAGCTGCAG GTCAGAGAGCTGACGCAAAAGATTAACTACATGACAGAAGAGGACGACCCCATTATTGCAGCAGTGGACGCTAAAGTGGAACAATGGAAG AAAGTGCTCTCTGAGAAGGACGAGGAGATTTCAGTTTACCAGCAGATGATTCGTGACCTGCAGCACAAGTTGCGCGTGGCCCAGTTGGATTTGGACAGAAGCAACATTATAGCCTTGCAGCAG GCCGTGGAGGAGCGAGATGATCAGATAAAGAACTTGAGAGAGCAAGTGGAGCAGTTTACGGGCGAAATGGAGAAACAGACACTGCTCATGGAGGGTCTGAAGGTGCCCAAAAAGGAAGGTGGAG CACTGCTGCAGCAGAGAAAGATGGAGGAGCTCACATCCAAGCTGGACGCTGCCGAGATGAGCGCAGCAGAAGCGGCAGAGGCTTTGAAACAAGTCGAAGCTCACGCTGAGGAAAAAGACCAAGAGCTCATCGAGGCCTCGAAGCGCCTGAGGGAGTACGAGCGC GGCACGTACGGCCTGGAAGAAGCCGTTAGCGAGATCAAGGAGTGTAAAAGTCAAATCCGGAGGAGAGATTTGGAGTTAGAATCCGTGACCAAAGACATTAACCAAGCGTACATGACAATCAACCAGCTCACAGAGGAAAATGAGGACTTCCGGGAAAGACTCG GCTATGAacccaaacaggaagtagacCTGGGTGAGTTCAGACGAGCCAGAGACCTTAAACAACGGCAATACAAAGCTGAAAATCAAATACTCGCCAAAGAG ATTGAACGTCTTGAAGAGGAACGACTGGAGATGAAGAAACAAGTCAGACTCCTGGCCAAACAGAGAG GGCTGCCACCATCCATCTTGGTGGAGGACGATGTCTCACACAGCACACGGAGCCCAACAACTTGCACAGATGAAGAGCTCCGAGCCAAG AATGAACACCTGGAAGGAGAAGTCAAAATGCATAAGAGACAGATGGAGCGCCACAAAACTGAGTTTCAACTCAAGT TGGAGCAGCTTTCCAAGGAGAAAGAAGATGTGGAGGCTGCACTCAAGGACGTCCTACAGGCTTTGAAGGCCAAGGACACCAGTCCGTCTGACGCCGACTCTGGTATTTCCGGTCTAGTGGAT GTAAAGAATGTCATGGGAAAGCCTCTGACTTCAGACCTCAAGTCTCAAATCCACGAGCTGGTGGGCAGAAACGAGGAGCTGCGCCGGGAACTGAAGTCCACCCGCGAGGAAGCGACTGGCAGCGTCGCTCAACTCGCAGCCGCAAAAGAGAAG ATGAGTCATCTGGAGGACAAGCTGGAGCACCTCAAGAAGTCGGGCGGTGGCATCGGTGGCGGCCTCTTCCAGCCACTGACCCTCCCTGAGGGCCTGGAGACCAGAAGCATGGAGGTCATCAACTCTTTGAACGAGTATGTCGTTCGGCTGCTTCAG GAAGTCCAGAACCAGGAGAACACACGGGACAAGCTATTGGCAACACTGGAGGAATACAAAGAAAAGTTTGCCACTATTAGCCACCAGCAAGGTCTTCTGTATGAGGAATATATCAG TGAGAAGTCGCAATGGGAGAAGGAGAAAGAAGCCTTGACAAGCACAAGAACCAAACTTGAGGAGAAACAACAGTTGGACTCCGTACAACTCCAGCAATTCAGT GACCTATTGGTAACCCTTGAGAAGGACCCAGACGAAGTCAAACGGCATCTGAGTGAGGCACTGCGCAAGCTGACTGTGTCCAAAGTAAACGAGAAGAAGCTGACTCGACGCTGCACCACCCTGATGGAGCAGGAGCAGCACCTGCGCAAGGAAAATGGCCGACTGAGGAACGCCGATGTTCAAATGCAGACTGCTGTCACAGAGAGGATAGGCTGCCTGCTCAGATACAAG GAAACCGCAGCATACAGGATGGCGGCTCTGCAGAAGGCCTTGGACGACAGCGTGCCAGCGTCAGACCTGGAGAAGGCCAACAGGCAGTACACGGAGCTCACCGTCAAATACAGAGACGTGCTACAGAGAGACGGACTGCTCGTCAAGAGGACCACAAATTTAGAAGATTTGGAG AGTGAGAATGCATCTCTACGAGGACACATGGCCGCCATCAACAAGGAGCTGGAGATCACCAAGGAAAAGCTGCACATGCTGGAGCATGCATGGGAAAACGCAAGGATGGAAACGGGCGAGGGCGATGTGGAGAACGGCTCCGGTGAGGGGGCATCAGCCGCCCGGTGGATGGCCACGTTGGAGATGAAGGAGCTGAATGAACGTCAAAGGGCGGAACACGCCACCGCCATGTATGAACGGCTGAAGAACTCGCTCAGCAAGGTGGAGGAGCGCAACAGTGAGCTGGAGGCCAAGTTTGCTGAG CTGACCAAAATGAACGTGGAGGCACAACACCTGGAGCGAGAGCTGAGGGACGAGCTTGCTGACTGCATCACAAAAGCAGCCAGCGACGCTGACCGGGCGAGGATCGGACAGCTCGAGGCCATCGAGGCACAACTGCGCTCCGAGCTTTCAAA GCTTCGGGAGGTTTCCGACATTGCCATGAAACAAGCGTCAGCGTTCCAGGCCAGACAACATTCCAAAGACAAGGAGGTGGAATCGCTGAAGAGGCAAATCTTAGACTACCAG TCTCAATCGGACGAGAAGGCCCTGGTGGCCAAGCTCCACCAACACATTGTGGCTCTGCAGCTCAGCGAGTCAGATGCCTTGGCTAAGCTATCCGCTTCCACCGGCCACATCCGCCAGTTGGAGGCACTCTTGCGGCGCGCCGAGCAGCGTCTGGACGCCGGCGAGCAGGCACTGTTCCTGGCCCGGCAGGAGGCCAGCAGCCGGTGCCGGCGCCTGCGGCAGACGGTGCAGTCACTGCGGCGGCAGTTTGCTGGCGCGCTGCCACTGCAACAGCAGGAGAAGTTTTCATCCACCCTAGTAGGCCTCCAGGAGGAGAGGGCAAAGGCGTGCCATGAGAGGAGGGCGGCTGAGGAGGAGCGCAGGAGGGCGGAGGGTCGGGCGGAGGAGCTGGAGTTGAGGCTTCGAGGCCTGGAGGAGCTCTGCACCACGTTGAAAGATGCCAAAGGGGCCCAGAAG GTACGCGAGTGGCACAAGAGAATGGAAGAGGCCCATCTGCAGGAGCTGAGGAAAAGCAGGGAGGTGACGATGCAGAAGGAGGAGATCCGGTACCTGAAGAACCTGCTGGATGAGCAGGAGAGAAACATCCACTCACTCGGCGAGGAGATTGTGCAGCAAAATATG ATTCAAGAAGAGCGCCAGCTTGCGTGGGACCAGCGAGAGTTGGAGTTGGAGCGTCAGCTGGACCAGCACGAAAACCACCAGGAGTTACAGGGAAGCACTGAAAAG GTAGAAGATTCCCCCAGCTACCTCCCAGACACAAATCTACCTCTCACTCAGCAACTCGAATTTGCCATGAGAAAAATCAGCGAGCAAGTTGATGCCATCTCGAACATGCAGGCCGCTGGCACACGTTTAGATGAG AAACTGAAGGAGAAGGAAGCAGCCTTAAGAAAGTCCGAACAGAACGTGGCATCCAGGGACAAAGTCATCAATGAGCTGCGTCTCCGCCTCCCGAGCGTTGTCACCAGTGGCGGGCATCTATTGGCGGACACTTCTGAGCGTGACGGAGAAGCACTCAAGATGGCGCACAAGACCATCAAAGATCTCCAAGGGCGACTGGACAAGAAAGATGGTGTGCTCAAGAAGTACCAGAACCAGCTGACACAAGCTGTAAAG GATCAAGAGGAGCTGATCAAAAGGCACGACGAGGAGCTGAGGACGCTTTATCAGAAGCTGGATTCCAACGATGACTCCACCCTGGACCGCCTCAAACAGCAGGCAGCGGTACTGATACCCATGAATACG GAGATGATGAAAAAGCCCAGCATCGTAGTGCCTACCTCCAAACACTTGGACCGCATTGCTGAGTTGGAGCAGACTGTGGTCGAGCAGGACATGACGCTCATATCAGTCAACAATAAGCTGAAGATGGCCGCCATGGAGTTGGAGGAATTGAAGATGGCCGTGGATACGCAAGCCAAGAAACACGGCGACGACATGACCAG GCTGAAGGAGTCTCATGTTGTAGAGGTGGAAGATCTGGCCTTGGAGACCAAAGACCAGAGGAGAGAAATAACAGAGCTGAAGAAGGAGATTGACTCCCTCCAGAACGAGCTGGAGAGTCAAAAGGAGGCCAACCTTCTGTCCCCAAGCAACACCATGAAGAACTTAGTGGAACGCCTAAGGCTTCAGCTCGTCCACAAGGAGAAGCAGATCAAG GCTCTCAGCAAAGTTCTCTTAGAACTGCGGACTCAGATGACGTCTGCTGCAGAACAACAAGTCTTGGCCAATGCCGCACAGACCGAGGAGAGGCTCAATGTACAGAAGTTAGTCGACAAGCACACCAAAGAACTGAAG GCTCATGTGCAAGAGCTCAGCAATGACCTACAAATGGCAAAGGAGTCAGCCAAGAAAAACGAGAACAGCCTCAGAAAGGAAGTGGACAATCTGAACCAAGAGCTCCAGAAGAGCCAGAACCATCAGAGGACCCTTCAAGCGAAGAAGGTGGCTGGAGAACAGGAAATCCAGGAGCTCCAGAAGCAAGTCAAGAGGCTCAGCAGCTGCATTCAG AATCAACCTGTGCCCGACGTGAAAGGGCCAACCGTTGAGAGTCTGCAGAAGAAGATCAGGAAGTTGGAGTCAGACTTGGAGAAGAGTGCTGAAATCCAGAGAGTCAGTCAGGGAAAG AGCAAAGAGGAAATACTGTTGTGGGAGGAGGGTAAGAAGTGGCAGTCCAAGCTTGAGAAGGTGAAAAATGCGTTGAAGGACAAGGAACAAGAAAATGACTCTCTGTCCAAACAGCTCAGCGCCATAAAAGACCTCTACAGCAG ACTAGAACGAGAGAGGAACGTGCTGCAGAGAAAAACTAAAGCTCGAGGAGTGACGGCAGACCAGGTGGCAGGAGCGAGACGAGACGAGCTTGACAAGGACCTCGAGGAGCTGATGAAAAAGAACGCAGAGCTGGAGACTCAGCTGATCGCCATAAA GCAGCAACAGGCTCTAATGCGTGACGCTGCAGTGGAAGATCTGACTCGGAGGAACCACCATCTGAAGGAAAGACTGCGAGCCACAGAGAACCATAAAATTCCCTTAGGACCGCCT GCATCAGAGAAAGATGCAGAAACACCAGGAGAGATGGACCTCAAGAAGGAAAACCTCAAACTGGCTTCAGAGAATCTGGAGCTACGTCTCCAACTGGCACAGGCCAACATCGATCTGCCAAGGCTGAAG AGCAAAGTTGCAGACCAAGAGGAGATGTTCAGCGTCTTGAAAAAGGAACGTGCCGATTTGCAGAAGAGGCTAGCCAATACCAAG GCTGGCTGCAGTGGCAAAACTGTACCTGAACTTGAGAAAACCATTCacttgatgaaaaatgtggtgGAGAGgttacaaaaggaaaatgaggCACTAAAGAAAACCGCTACAATAAAGAGTCAGGACAAGACTTTGGAGCAAGAACACAAAAAGCTACAG GCCGAATACGACAAAGTGAAGAGTGAACATGAAGCAGAGATTCGCAAATTGGAATGTAAATGCAGAGGCCTGGAGAAGATAGTGATGGAGAATGAACGTCTGCGAAAGCAACTCAAAAGG GAAATGGAGGCCACAGAGAAGCTGAgtgtgtccaagaccaccataGAGCTGGGCTGCGAGAAGCTGGAGGTCGAGCTGGAGGAAACCAAGCAAAGACTCCGGGATGCACTGTCAAGACCCGCCATGGAAGTCACTGACGGCAAGACCGCCAAGGTGTCTGTGGTGACTCG AATGTTCGAGAACAAGATGAAGGAGCTGGAGAAGGAACTCTCGATGAAAACCTCCAGCCTGGCTGAACTTAAACGCAAGTTGAAAGAGGCAAACCTACGTGAAGAGGCGGCGCAAAACCGCATCCGGCGACTTGAAGATCAT GTTGACAAATTAGTTCCCAGTCATCCGCATATAGAAGCAGACGTCTCCAAGCAAATGAG TGATTTGAGGAAAGAGAACGTACAgctaaaaaaaagactgaatgaTTGCATCGAGCAGCACGGCGAGGTATCCAAACACGACACAG ATAACAGGAAGCTGAAAGGTCTCCTTAAGTCGTCGGAGGTGGAGAAAAGCAAACTGGAATCCCAAGTCCAACAGCTGAAGGACGAATTGGGCAAGTTGGACACCGCCTTTTTTGACGAGATTGAGGACTTGAAGTACAACTATAATGTGGAAGTGAAGAAGAATGTAATGCTGGAGGCGCAGCTGAGGAAAGTGTCTGATCGCGCCTCAAGAGCTACCCTCAGTTGA